Part of the Nycticebus coucang isolate mNycCou1 chromosome 22, mNycCou1.pri, whole genome shotgun sequence genome, TGTCTGGACTGCTGCATTAGCCTGACTGCTCAGCTCACCTCTTCCCAGGAGCCACCCTGTCTGCAGACCCAGCAGTGCTTCCCCTGGTTTATTGCTCACTTCTTCATCCGGCCTCCCCGACTTGGAGATAGGCTTTGTAAGGGCCTTGTGTATCTGGGTAGGTTTTGATCCCCACTGCACACAGTAGGTACACCTATCTAGGTGCTTGTGAATGGAGTAGGTGGTCTTAGCTCAGGGTCTTGCAATCCCTGTAAGTGGAGTGGCTGCTCTTGCTACTTAGGCCACACTGTGCTTGAGTCCTGCTGTCCAGAAGGACCAGACCTGAGTCCCAGAGACTTAGGTCGCAGGCTCTGTGGAAAGTCCCAGCTGGGCTTTCTTGGTGTAGCCGCAGGTGGAGGAAGCTCTGGGGAGGGGTGCCTTGCGGGTCCTTAGGTGGATAGGGACTTGGCCAAGGGCTGAGAGGCTAACATTCTCCTCACCCCAtcattgaggcccagagagggcagggCCCTGGGTGGCCAGAGAGTTCTGGGGACAGCCctgctccttctccctctctgtgCTCCCTGGAGAATGTTCTTGAGTCTCGGCAGGTGGCTGTGACCCTGACTGCTTCTTCAATGGTGGGATGGCTGCTCTGAGCTGTCCATACTCTGTCTGGGATGGCTGCTCTGAGCTGTCCATACTCTGCCTGGGTTCTTGTTTCCCAAAGTTCAGGCACTTGGGACATCTGCCTTGCTATCTCTCCCCATCCCCATTTCAAGCCACTTAActcacatgtactcagtattttctttctatCGTCACTCTTACCTTTCCACTTCCATGAATTTGTTTAGAAGGAaaactttttatcttttccagaaatagaaaattggtGTCCCTTGCCATAGACAGGTGATCACAGGCACAACTTCAGCGACGTTGAGGACATCCCAGCAGCAGCTCTGAGGTCCAGCTTGGTGTGAGGCTGAGGCCTGCTCTGTCTTTGTCAAGTATGAGAGGGTGTTACAGACACGGTAGCACCAACAtggctttctcttctttcctagaagagctcggggggtgggggggaccaCAGAGGGCTGACGTGCTCTGTGACTCACTCCTTTTATGGGGTGTCCACTTATACTCAAATCATCTCCATTCCTGTACTGTGGGAAGCTCTGGTCTGGCTGTGAGAAGTTAGCTGGCCTGGCTGAAAACAGAGATCAGGATTCCAGGTTCCAATCACTTTGGTGACACAGATTATCTTTCCCTTAAGCTAGTTAGCTGGGCCCAGGATTGAACTTGTGACGGTGGCCTCATAGTCACTGGGCAGGAGTCTCCCAGGTGTCCTCAGGTGCAGGCCCACGGTCTTTGAGCActcactatgtgccaggtgctaCAGAGCTAAGCTTATTAATCCCCCAACACCCGATGAGGCCAGAACTGCTGTCAGCCCTGCTTgacagatggggaaattgaggttcagagagagaggaggtaatttgcccaaggtcacatacctGGTAAGTGAGGTTCAAGCTCTGATCTGGCTGGTGCCAAAGCCTCACTCTGAGGCCGGGCGCTGCCCTTGAGACACTCTACTTGGGGACACCGTactgtgcctcttttcttctctgtgtcttcATGGTCTCCTCTGCTGGGTCCTCCTGATCAATCCCAGACATGgcattctctgggcctcagtcccTGGCTCTTTTCACCCTTTCCCACAGTTGCTCCCTTAGTGATGTCATCTTGTCTCATGACTGACAATAGCCCCTGCATGCTGATGACTTCCTGCGGGGGGTGTTTTCTTGGCCTGCTCCCAACAGAATTCTGGATTTTGTAGACCCCAGACCTTATTCCCCTGTAGTCTTCCTTGTATCAAGTCACTTGCTGTCCTGGAGTGAGCTTCTCAGTTGTTCAGGCCCAGGGACAAGTCTGGACGCCACTCTTGATCTCACACTCCACATCCGATCCTTTTATGGCTACATGGAAAACATGTCCAGGCTCGGACCCTTCTCATCTCTCCATTGCTCCCCGGGGCTGAGCCGCTCCATCTGCTGCCTGGGTTATTGCAGCTCTCTCCTGACTGactttccccctttcctcctctatAACAGCGAGCGTGATCCCTTTGACGTGCAAGTCCTGCCACAtcactcctcctcctccatgACACCATGGTGACCTGGTGTCACCTGGCCCCACGAGCTCCTTATCTGGGCTCCTTTCCTCCTACCATCCCCcatgctctttcttttttggccggggctgggtttgaacccgccctctggcatatggggctggcgctctactcctttgagccacaggtgccacccaccccATGCTCCTTCTATTTCAGCTACACCAGCCTCCTTGCTGTTCCTCGAACACACCAAGATCTGCTTTCTTCATATCCCCACGTGGTTCTCCCCCTAACTTCCATCACTTCCGTCCAGTCTTTATTCAATTGCTTTCCTGAATCTCTCTATCAACAGAAGCAATTACCACCCTCCCCAGGTCCTCACCAGTCCTTCGTTCCTGAGTTATTTCTTACTACCGCCTGACATACACATACTTATCCATTCCTTTATTATTTTGCTCTGCTAGAGTGTAAGCTCTATGAGGGTGAGAACTTGTCTTTTTGTTTACTGCCATGTTCCCAGCACCTAAAACAGAGCCAGGTGCATCATGGGTGAGCAGCAGGTATTTTCAGAAGAGATGAAATGAACACAGAGCCTCAAGGAGCCTGGGATTCCATCCCTGTTTATATGGCTGCCTTTTCTCTCACTCTTTTCAGAATCAGTTCTTGCATGTGACAACCTAAGCTTTTTATCTCATGAATTCATTTGCTGGGTCACATTTGTGCAGGAGCTGTGCCGGGCTGTGGATATACTGATGAAAAGGCCGATAACAGTTGCCTTCTTGGGCTCTGTTCTAGTTGGGGAGAGACATTGACCATGAAACGCTATCATGCTGAGGACTAGGGAGTTTCTAAGAGGGGTGCCTCACCCAGTGAACACTCCGTACCTGTCATTCCCTGAGTATATGTTCAAAGGGTAAAGCAAAGAAGTCACACTGAGCTCTAAAACCAAAGGCTGGAGGctggggcacggtggctcacgtctgtaaacctagcactctgggaggagggggtagggggattgcctgagctcaggagttcgagactagcctgcacgagagcgagaccttgtctctactaaaaatagaaaaactagctggtcatagtggcgggcgcctgtagtctcagctacttaagaggctgaagcaagggcattgctcaagcccaagagtttgaggttgctgtgagctatgatgccacagcactgtacccagggcaacagagtgagactctgtctcaaaaataaaacagaaataaaaataataaataaataaaaccaaagactGGGAGTAGCCTTTGTGGGACATGTaggccagtgccctgcccctGAGGCAGAATGATCTTTGGGCCTCGCAAGCCAGAGACGTGTCTGTGTTAATCCCCCACTTTCTGGAAAGCCTGTTCTCCTGGTCTGTAGTGAAGTGTCAGGTCCGGCCGCTGCTCTTGCTTCCAAACTCACTTAGCTTCTAAGCAAGCCTTTTGCAGACCTGCTTCCCTCATGGCCCAGAGAGCAGCCTGCATTCTGGAAAATAGCTTCTAGAATGCTGCCTCTGCTGTGACTTCCAGGGTCACCACCCCTTTCTTCTCACTAAACTGGCCTGTCTCAGAAACCAGCAGCTTCTAGGTTGAAGGTGGAGGCTCCCTCAATGCCTGGACCTAAAGGAATAAGGGAATAAGTAAGACTCGTTTCTCTTTCCTCCTGTCCTCAGTCCCACTTACCCTTTGCTGCCTCCCCCAATCCAGCCTCCAGCTTCTCTGCAGAGGGGAGGGATCTGGGCGTAGTTGCTAAAGCCCCAGTTTCTCTGGGGTCCAGAGCATGGGAGCTGGTAGCCTTGAGCATTTTTATATCCCCCACCCCCTACATGTGACTGTTTATGAAAATGGGGTCCCCCCCTTTTTTtcgaaacagggtctcactctgttgcccaggctggagtacagtggtgtgatcatacacagctcattgtagccttgaactcctgggctcaagcgattctcctaccttagcctccaaagcagctgggattacattTATGTGGCACCACAACcgactaatttaaaatttttttgtagaaatggaatcttgctgttttgttcaggctggtcttgaactcctcccctcaagtgatccttccacctacagcctcccagggtgctgagattacaggcacgagccactgtgcccagcctaaataggcttttaaaaaagCACTGTTGCCTTAAATGTTTCTGTCTTCCTGCTGCTCCAGGGGCTGAGAGAAGGGGGTCTTGCCTAGTGCTAAGCCAGGGGCTGGGGATGGAGGGACATGGGGGCAGTGGTAACAGAGTGAAATGCTGCCaagggtgtgcatgtgtgtgtctgtgtaaagTGGGGGCTAAAGGGGGTGGCCTTTAGTCTTGAGAGATTCCAGAGGGCCTGGAGGTTGGGGCAGTGTCAGGAGTGCAGTGTCGGGGCTCAGCTTCAGGGACAGCAGCAGCCTCTTCCTTTCCCACCAGGATTTCTGGGTCTCTGTGACCTGTGACCTCTGCACCTGTCTTCCTCcctgttcccttctcttccttctgtgtGCTTGCCTTCCCTACCCCATCAATTTCTCCTCCTGCTTCTCTTTCCCCTCACTCTACTAAGCATCATTTTGCCTTAGCGATCCATCTTCCGTTCCGTCTCTGTCCTTCCTCCTCAGAGGAGGAGGCTGTGATCACAGAAATATCtgtgagggggaggaggagagcgAGCCAGGGAGAGGCTGGCAGAGTGGCACTGCTGAGTGGGGCAGGCTTGGTTGCTGCGTGGAGCCAGGAGGCCCAGTGAGCCAGGGCTGCAGCTGTGGCAGGAGCTTGGGCATCTGGCTGCACAGGGCTTGAGCTCTATCTCCCATCGCAGTtggatgaccttgggcaaggcatttcatttctctgtggtGCAGGAGTAAAGATGTTTATCTCATGAGACTATTTGGAGAGTCAGTGAGATAATATGCATAAAGTGCCaggcacataataggtgctcaataaatatctgttcctCTCCTTTCCTGTTGGTGGTAAAATATATGCTTCTGGGGAGCTCACTCCTTTGAGCCTTTCTAGGGAAAAAAGTCACCATGGCTGCCACCAGCAGCATCACAATTAGCCAACAGCTGTCAGACCAATAACCATAAACATCAATGATAACTAACACTTACATGGtatttaccatgtgccagacacttttctttcttttttttttttgtagagacagagtctcactttatggcccttggtagagtgccatggcatcacacagctcacagcaacctccaactcctgggcttaagcgattctcctgcctcagcctcccgagtagctgggactacaggcgcccaccacaacgcccggctattttttggttgcagttcagctggggccgggtttgaacccgccaccctcggtatttggggccggcgccttaccgactgagccacaggcgctgcccgtgccAGACACTTTTCTAACTGTCTGTACATTATCCTTTCTATCATACAATCCTGTGAGGTAGATGCCATTATAATTGCCGTTTTGCAGAAGTAAAAGCTGAGACACAGAGAGTTGTAGTGACTTGCTTAAGGTCACTCAGCTAGTTAGTAAGAAAGCCAGGATTTTAAGCCAGACAGTCTGGCTCGAGTCTGTCTTGCAACCTTCATGCTGTGAGTAGAtagtaataaatttaaattacacaGGGAATGTGtatgtacactttaaaatagaaattcaacAATAGGGATGAAATAAAAGACACCCCCCTCCATATTCCATCTAATCACCTGATACTCCCAGGGACCTTCTTATCAATTTAGGGAAtgtccttccatttttttctgccttttttttttttttttttgaggcagagtctcgctgttgcccaagctggagtgcaggggtGCCACCATAGCTCATTGAATTcctaaactcctaggctcaagcaatcttcttgccttggcctcccaactagctaggactaccagcttgtgccaccacacccagctgatttttaatttttttttttttgtagagccaaggtcttgctatgttgcccaggctgatcttgaactcctggcctgaagtgatcctcctgcttcagcctccccaaatgctgagaTTAGAGGTGTAGAATGGCAATGTACCATGGTTTATTTAACCACTCTTATTTGTTGGATAGTCAGGCTGCTTCCTATTTTCCCCCATCATGCATAGTCTTGTGGATACCTTCTTGTATATGTCAACTGTACAGATAGGGAAGCAGGTGTTTTTTGAACATAAGGACCTGTAAGTGGGATTTCTGGCTGAGGGCACTGCTGGATTGTTCTCTAGGTAGCTGCCCTCTGACAGAGACAGATGCTATAGACGTGTAGAATGGGATATGCAAACAATAGACCATGGCCATGACAGTCCGTGCTGTGGTTAGAAGCCAGAGAGAAGCCAGGAAGGTGAGCCTGGTGTCAGCCAGACTGCAGGTGTGGGTTGGTGCTTGCTCTTACTTTTTGCTCCATGAGAGCACTTGATGACAGAAGTGGGGCTTATTCACCCTACCCTGTCTGTAGCCCAGGGATATGCCCCTGACTGTGGAAGTGGCATGGTGAAGTGGGAAAAGTGCAGTTTCTAGGCCCAACACCCACCTGCTGTGTGACTCCTGGCAAGTCATTTtgcctctcagagcctcagttgtCTCATCTGCAAAAAGGGGATTATTATACCTACCCCTCAGGAAGATCAaatgaggaggagagaaaaactAGGAGAGGACCACAAGTGGGCCACTCTTTTTCTCCCTCACTGACTTGAGCCAGACTTGGGAGAAGTCTGGTGTATGGCAGAGTGGGGGTGGAGTAGCGTCCTTCAGTCATAGAAGCTGAGCTGCGGCACGGTGAGTCAGAGCGTCTGTCCTGGCATCTGTGCTGCTTTGAGGAGGACAGAGCTGCTGGCAGAAGGGCAGGGAACCTTCAGGGTGCCCCAAATCACCCCAGCCTTACACACATATCATGGGACCAGCCCCAGGGCTATCATGTGTTTAGCTCCTAATCTGTGTTGGGTACTGTGCATGTTTTTATTATCCATAGCCTCACTCTGTAAGCTGAGTGtcatttctcccattttacagatgtggaaacagaCTCTCTCAGGATCACAGAGCGAGTAAGTGGTAGAGGCACGATTGGAAGCCAGATCACCTGTCTTAAAAGCCCAGCTTTTGTCTCTGCAGTGCTGCCCCACCAAGACAGAGGAGAAATCCAGGGTCTCTCTTAGGCTGCTTTTTTGTGTTTGTCCTTGATATTTGTATAACCAGATTTCACCTGGATAAACACATTGAGGGGTGGGATTTATAAGGCTCCTTGTCTCCCCTCCGCCACCTGCTACCACCTACCATTCCAGAATTAGAACCCCCGCTCCCATGGAAGGATGGCTGAGAGCTGGGGTTTCAGCACCATGGACAAGACACCAACTCTGGGTGCCTGAGGCGGCCCGGGGAAAGGAGCAGGGCTGGAAGGAAGGCGCATGCGCATGACGTGGGGGCGGGGCTGTTGGCTTTGAGCTCCCCAGGGTCGGCACATCTTGCTTTTGTCTTCTCCACCCACTTTCCATCTGCGGACGATTGCCTGGGAATCCGATTCCTTTCCTGCCTCCTCTGACCTCATCTTCCTATCCCCAGCACGCCCTTGGCTGCCTCAAAGAACTAAGCTGGGGTGTCACACGCTGTAGGAAGTGCTAGCCCAGTCTGGTTGTGAAAGCCCAGGTGTGTTCCTCGTACACACACACTTTGCATAAGTCACCATGAATCGTGCACACCATTGCACGATTTACTTAAGTTGTAAATATGGGTGGGTCTCACTTTGTGTCAATCTGATACATGGAAATCCAAATGGATTAAAGCACATGATTTAGCGTAAGGCTTCAGATCCCAGCCTTCATGGACTCCTAGGGGTTTCATGGTGGGAACCCACAGACTTCAATGTGGTCTCTGAACCTCCTGGAAGTGTGGAACATTTTCTCCTCGTGTGTAGAAGTGTCTCACCACCAGGGACAGGTCCTCTTCAAGTCAGTGGTCACCATTCCTATTTCTCTCACTGGGGAGGGGTTTTTGTACATTTCGTTAGCTTTTCAAAGGGCTCATGAGGTTAAAAATGTCAAGAGAACTGTTATACTGAAGGATCACCCAGTTCAGAGAGCCTTTTGATATTTGGGGGGGCTGCTGGTTGCCGCTTTGCAAAGTCAAAATCTGACCTTCCATACCCACGTCCTCCTGTCAGCGGCCCCCAGGGGAGcagcttccttctcctccttccctaaTCCCCTCTCCTTTTCCAGTCCACTTTTGAAAACGGAGAAGCCTGCTAGTCCACAGCGTGATGGAGCTGTCAAATATCTAGGTCACTAGCATTCCCCGTAATCTACAAAAGACTTAATTGCAAGCATTTGCTTTGTGCATACATTCTCCAGAAAGCACTTCTATTTTGTGGAGCACGAGAGTAATCACCTAGGCAAGAGCAGAATTCCCAAATATGAAAAGAATTCATATACAAAGACATGGGCAAACCTTCAGCAACAGGTCCTCCTTTTCTCGAGTACTGTTTAACTGCGGCTGATTCAAAGGCTTTGGAAGGTGCTGAGGCTCCTAATGTGTGCAGTCTGTGTCACATGTTTTCTCTCCAGGGGTGGTGATCCTTCTACCATCCGATTTGTGTTTGAGGTAGGGTTGCTTTGTCTCATTGCACTTCCTAGAGCTCCTTGTGAAATTCTGGGTCAGAGTCAGGATCAGGGCTCAGTCTAGGTCCTTGGCTGAAGCTGTTTGGTTAGGTAGGGCTTGATGGTATGTTAGGGTCAGCCTTGGACTATAGCCAGGACTTAGCTTATTGCTGATGTCAGGTGTTAGTTTAGGACTCCAGGTGGGGACTCCAGTCAAGGATCAGGGCTCAGTTTATTGCTGGCGCTAGGGCTTGGGCTAGAATTAGGATTGAGGCTCAGGCTTTGGCTAGGATCAGAGTCAGACTGGGGCTCTTTCTCAGCTGCCTAATGTGGCTTTCCTTCCTGCAGGTGCCCAGGACCCCACGCCCGGGGGTGGAGTCAGCTGACAGCAGGCGTCTGGCCACCAAGCACAGCAGGAAGGCCTTGAAGGCCAGCCTGACCCTGGGCATCCTGCTGGGAATGTTTTTTGTGACCTGGCTGCCCTTCTTTGTGGCCAACATAGCCCAGGTAATGCCATAGCAGGGGGCAGATGGGTCTAGGCTTTGCTGGGGAGGCTCTGAGCCTCAGCCTTGACTTGGGGAGTGGGAGGGTGGGCTGCCTTGGGTGATGCAGGCCTTTATGTGCATCTGTTCCATCCAagctgggtggggtgggctgTGACCCTGCCCTGGGACCAGGCATGACACATCCCGTCCCCTCAGGCCGTGTGCGACTGCATCTCCCCAGGCCTCTTTGATGTCCTCACATGGCTGGGTTACTGTAACAGCACCATGAACCCCATCATCTACCCACTCTTCATGCGGGACTTCAAGCGGGCCCTGAGCAAGTTCCTGCCATGTCCCCGCTGTCCCTGGGAGCACCGGGCCAGCCTTGCCTCCCCGTCCTTGCGTACCTCTCACAGTGGTGCTCGGCCGGGCCTGAGTCTGCAGCACgtgctgcccctgcccctgccaccaGAGTCGGACTCAGGCTCAGGTGGCTCCTCAGGCCTGCAGCTCACCACTCAGCTGCTGCTTCCTGGGGAGGTCACCCGGGACCCCCAGCTGCCGCCTCCCAGACCTGCTGCTGCAGTTAACTTCTTCAACATCAACCCTGTAGAGCCCGAGCTGCGGCTGCATCCACTTGGCTCCCCCACGAACTAACCAGTGGAGAGCTGGATGGGAAGGAAACAAGTTCTGGGGACCTCGGGACAGCTCTCAGCGCAGAGCAGGAGGCTGCGGGTCTCTCTGAGCCTTGTGGGGCACACAAAGCCAGCCCCGATTGCCCACACCGCTGGCCCCTTCCCTGGAGGATGACAGCTGACTCAGACACAGCTTCTGCAGGCTGCTCTGTTATTGAATGTAACTTTTGTGTATAGAGGATGGTTTAGAGGACTCAGTGTTGGGGAGAAGGACCATCTTGCTTCAATCATGTCCTTTTGCCCAATCTATCAGGCCAGATAGGAGGGAATGTCTCCATTGGCAGACGTGGATTAGTGCTTGATGAACCCCTCACCACCCCAAGTGTAGTCAATGGGCCATCATTGTCATCACCACCGCCTGGGAGTTTGTGAACTGCACGTCTCTGCCCCATCCACATCTGATGCTTCAGAATTGCACGTTAACAAGATGCCTGGATGAATCGTGTGCACATTAGGGTTTGAGGTGTGCTGGCCTGGATGATCTTCTGCCCTGAGATTGATCTGCTGGACAGTTTTTGGACATGCCAGCTGCTCAGGATGTAAGTGGCAGAACAGAAAGTCACCTGAGCCAGGGAGCCAGCAGGCAAGCATTTGCATCTCTGCTTTCCCCGTCGCTGGCTCTCCGAGTCTCAGCTCTCCTGTGTGTAACGTGGGGTCACGATGCTACCTCATAGGACTGTCTTGAGAATGAAGACCATGTGGACAGAGTGCTCAGTGCCCAGCAGATGGTCAGCAAGTGCTGTGTTCTGTTGCTTCAATCCCTGGCTGCCCAGGCCTCTGGTTATCAGGCAGGAATTGCTGTTCCCACTGTTTCTTTCCCATTCCCCCCTCTTCTTCAGCCCCATCCCAGGCTCCCCCAGCCTGACGCTGGTTCCCCACCTCCTTGTTCTGGATGCTGGGCAGGGCCCCCAGCTCTCAGGGACCTTCCCAGCTCCCACGCTGCTGCACTGTCTCTCCTGGGGGCAGAGGGGCAgatggcagttttttttttttcaacctcaGAGATGGGGTTTCTTCTACCCTGGGCTTCCTTGGACCTAGAAGGGAACAGCTAGGATAAACCCAACTCCTGGCCCACTCCTGTTGGCCTTCCCAACagtgagagaaaagggaaaggtgaCCACTGACTTGAAGAGGACCTGTCCCTGGTGGTGGGCTGGGGCCACCAGGCAGGTGCGTGTACTCTCACACAGGAGCCTTGTTTGGGAGGGGCAGGGCATGGGGGAATTCGTCCTCACAGTGTACCTGCCATAGGTCCCTTACTAGCtggaaggtgttttttttttgttttttttttttttaattaaagcttcCTGTCCTTCAAGTTCCAACACAAACTCCCAGGGGGTCCTCCACGCATGGCCTGGCGCTCTCCTTGGTGCTGACTAGATTCAACTCGGGCCCTGGCTGCTGTTTGCAGAGGGGCCATGGTGCTTGCTGGGGCTTCCCCTGTCCCCAAGACCACCTGAGGGGACTCTCAATAAACACTAGCTGATGGCTGCAGCTGTGGTGTGGACTAGATCCAATTGCGGGGCTGCTGGGTGATAGAGAAGCAGCTGGCGCAGTGGGAAGAGACCTGGGCATTGGTGTCCTGGGTTCTGGTCCAGACTCTGCACCTAACTTGCTTTGGTTCTCCAAGAAAAACATCTCCCctttcagagcctcagttttGAATCCCATGAGCCATTTGGATTAACAGCAACAGGAGTtg contains:
- the HTR6 gene encoding 5-hydroxytryptamine receptor 6 isoform X2; the protein is MVGLVVMPPAMLNALYGRWVLARSLCLLWTAFDVMCCSASILNLCLISLDRYLLILSPLRYKLRMTPPRALALVLGAWSLAALASFLPLLLGWHELGHTRQPDPGQCRLLASLPFVLVASGLTFFLPSGAICFTYCRILLAARKQAVQVASLPTGMASQALETLQVPRTPRPGVESADSRRLATKHSRKALKASLTLGILLGMFFVTWLPFFVANIAQAVCDCISPGLFDVLTWLGYCNSTMNPIIYPLFMRDFKRALSKFLPCPRCPWEHRASLASPSLRTSHSGARPGLSLQHVLPLPLPPESDSGSGGSSGLQLTTQLLLPGEVTRDPQLPPPRPAAAVNFFNINPVEPELRLHPLGSPTN